Proteins from a genomic interval of Drosophila melanogaster chromosome 2R:
- the CG44341 gene encoding uncharacterized protein: MTKQRNRILLNNEDHMDTSRDISVPRPTSSLIRLIHIEHNYNCIPPENRKGIKPKRNLRQLVCFLNAEKNLGPLDFADLKLHVHWTDGILQRLRRFLASNRRFIEFRPMSVLQEAIAQHLAGEMCCSTRFYYDHDARRYLVAYRPGIGPNSFELIAREVSISEDFNQTMKPERHQKTYRDHQKHQIVENSFRLGRKIFEKFHAKRKSLRRNEKT; encoded by the exons atGACTAAGCAAAGAAATAGGATTCTTCTAAATAATGAAGACCATATGG ATACATCAAGAGATATTTCAGTTCCCAGGCCTACTAGCAGTCTGATCCGACTTATCCACATTGAGCACAACTACAATTGCATTCCTCCTGAAAACCGAAAAGGAATCAAGCCCAAACGAAATCTACGCCAGttggtttgttttttgaatGCAGAGAAAAATCTTGGGCCACTTGACTTTGCGGACTTAAAGCTGCACGTTCATTGGACAGATGGGATCCTGCAACGACTTCGTCGATTCCTTGCCAGCAACCGCAGATTCATTGAATTCAGGCCAATGTCTGTACTACAAGAGGCAATTGCGCAGCATTTGGCCGGTGAAATGTGCTGCTCGACCAGATTTTATTATGATCACGATGCCAGGCGGTACTTGGTTGCCTATAGGCCCGGAATCGGTCCCAATTCCTTTGAGTTAATTGCTCGCGAAGTTAGCATTAGCGAGGATTTCAATCAGACCATGAAACCAGAAAGACATCAGAAAACATATCGAGACCACCAGAAACACCAAATAGTGGAGAACTCCTTTCGTCTGGGCAGGAAAATCTTTGAGAAGTTCCATGCCAAAAGAAAGTCCTTACGACGGAATGAAAAAACGTGA